One Streptomyces sp. ML-6 DNA segment encodes these proteins:
- a CDS encoding MerR family transcriptional regulator → MHSSFMPPRQVKIGDAAAFVGSTPRAIRHYHEIGLLPEPERGGDDRRRYGYEDMIRLLWIRKMADAGIALHDIRDAFTTGTASAGADSGDGIAGILERLEETLAEQEAELRRQRTAVQRMRTEGSRMGLLSGFVTERLKSLPEGSLRQADLDSLLVTERIFGPLGAAVQATRFVALATHPTLREDSDRIDDAEEALDDSVAVDDPRVAQVAFERHAFESALQAVIEESGLGKDDDALFDAWDTLHPATADDDEDEADLGSGRREADSMSVFEATGKMPYGFSPARLRCMKLAEELSAQDSP, encoded by the coding sequence ATGCATTCGTCTTTCATGCCACCCCGCCAGGTCAAGATCGGTGACGCGGCGGCCTTCGTCGGCAGCACGCCACGGGCGATTCGCCATTACCACGAGATCGGCCTGCTCCCCGAGCCCGAGCGGGGCGGCGATGACCGCCGCCGCTACGGGTACGAGGACATGATCCGCCTGCTGTGGATTCGCAAGATGGCCGATGCCGGGATCGCCCTGCACGACATCCGTGACGCCTTTACCACCGGCACGGCTTCCGCCGGTGCGGACAGCGGAGACGGTATCGCGGGCATCCTGGAGCGGTTGGAGGAAACCCTCGCCGAGCAGGAGGCGGAATTGCGGCGGCAACGGACCGCCGTGCAGCGGATGCGCACCGAAGGCAGCCGGATGGGCCTGCTCTCCGGCTTCGTCACCGAACGCCTCAAGAGCCTGCCCGAGGGCTCCCTGCGCCAGGCGGACCTGGACAGTCTGCTGGTCACTGAGCGGATCTTCGGCCCCCTCGGCGCAGCCGTCCAGGCCACCCGCTTCGTCGCCCTGGCCACGCATCCCACTCTGCGGGAGGATTCCGACCGCATCGATGACGCCGAGGAGGCACTTGATGACAGTGTCGCCGTCGATGATCCACGGGTGGCTCAAGTGGCCTTCGAGCGGCACGCCTTCGAAAGCGCCCTGCAGGCCGTCATCGAGGAGTCCGGCCTGGGTAAGGACGACGATGCCCTCTTTGACGCCTGGGACACTTTGCACCCTGCCACCGCCGATGACGACGAGGACGAGGCCGACCTCGGCTCTGGCAGGCGGGAGGCTGATTCCATGAGCGTGTTCGAAGCCACCGGCAAGATGCCCTACGGCTTCTCTCCGGCCCGTCTGCGCTGTATGAAACTGGCGGAAGAACTATCCGCCCAAGACTCACCCTGA
- a CDS encoding SAM-dependent methyltransferase gives MNEKNEPEILTGVPHSARVWNYWIGGKDHYPVDQELGDQVIAAYPQARDLARASRAFQARAVRHLAGEAGITQFLDIGTGLPVQNSTHEVAQSVQPKARIVYVDNDPLVLTHARALLTSAPEGMTNYVHADIRDAEKVLQEAGQTLDMTRPVAVMVLSTLGHVEPQAGIDLMRRYMAGVVPGSYLVLCDTVATPQTLAAQEAYASGDTPPYLVRRPEEILASADGMELVEPGFGSISLWRPGPGEGDAEPVDQWGFVARK, from the coding sequence ATGAACGAAAAAAATGAACCGGAGATCCTCACCGGCGTGCCGCACTCGGCTCGCGTGTGGAATTACTGGATCGGCGGCAAGGACCACTATCCGGTGGACCAGGAACTGGGGGACCAGGTCATTGCGGCCTACCCGCAAGCACGGGACCTCGCCCGGGCGTCGCGGGCCTTCCAGGCACGCGCGGTGCGGCATCTGGCCGGTGAGGCCGGGATCACCCAGTTCCTCGACATCGGCACCGGGCTGCCCGTCCAGAACAGCACCCACGAGGTCGCCCAGAGCGTCCAGCCGAAGGCGCGCATCGTCTACGTCGACAACGACCCGCTGGTCCTGACGCATGCCCGCGCCCTCTTGACGAGTGCGCCGGAGGGTATGACGAACTACGTGCACGCGGACATACGGGACGCCGAGAAGGTACTGCAAGAGGCCGGACAAACCCTGGACATGACGCGGCCGGTGGCCGTCATGGTGCTGTCCACGCTGGGACACGTCGAGCCCCAGGCCGGCATCGATCTCATGCGCCGGTACATGGCCGGCGTCGTACCGGGCAGCTACCTGGTGCTCTGCGACACCGTCGCCACCCCGCAGACACTGGCCGCGCAGGAGGCGTACGCCTCGGGCGACACCCCGCCCTACCTGGTGCGCCGGCCCGAGGAGATCCTCGCGAGCGCGGACGGGATGGAGCTGGTCGAGCCGGGCTTCGGTTCCATCTCCCTGTGGCGTCCGGGCCCGGGTGAAGGCGATGCCGAGCCCGTCGACCAGTGGGGCTTCGTCGCCCGGAAATGA
- a CDS encoding HpcH/HpaI aldolase/citrate lyase family protein, translating into MNRPVFLEAGRECPALGLWLGLANPYTAELCATIGFDWVLIDSEHAPNTLRTVVSQLQAVAATPAVPVVRPPTSRPEAIKRYLDIGAHTLLLPMIDGPEQAAAAVAATRYPPEGTRGVGSALARASGWGQDTEYLSTANRRTFVIAQIESPQAVASIDDIAAVDGVDAVFIGLSDLAATMGHLGEPTHVDVLAAFRHVARRAHHAGKPVGTLAGSEQLAETARAAGCQFIAVGTDVGLLTRGGAQLLSAHRGTNRPARPAVY; encoded by the coding sequence ATGAACAGACCCGTCTTCCTCGAAGCCGGCCGGGAGTGCCCGGCGCTCGGCCTGTGGCTCGGCCTGGCCAATCCGTACACGGCCGAGCTCTGCGCGACAATCGGGTTCGACTGGGTGCTGATCGACTCCGAGCACGCCCCCAACACCCTTCGGACCGTCGTCTCCCAGCTCCAGGCGGTCGCCGCAACACCCGCCGTCCCCGTGGTACGGCCGCCGACCTCCCGGCCCGAGGCCATCAAGCGGTACCTCGACATCGGCGCGCACACCCTCCTGCTGCCCATGATCGACGGGCCGGAGCAGGCGGCGGCGGCAGTCGCCGCCACTCGTTACCCACCAGAGGGAACACGCGGTGTCGGCAGCGCACTGGCTCGCGCATCGGGCTGGGGACAGGACACGGAATATCTGTCGACCGCGAACCGTCGCACCTTCGTGATCGCGCAGATCGAGTCCCCGCAAGCCGTTGCCTCGATCGACGACATCGCAGCCGTGGACGGCGTGGACGCGGTCTTCATCGGCCTGTCCGACCTCGCCGCGACGATGGGCCACCTCGGCGAGCCGACGCACGTCGATGTTCTTGCAGCCTTCCGCCACGTGGCCCGGCGCGCCCACCACGCGGGCAAACCCGTAGGGACCTTGGCCGGCAGCGAACAGCTCGCGGAGACCGCCAGGGCGGCAGGTTGCCAGTTCATCGCAGTGGGCACCGACGTCGGACTTCTCACCCGAGGGGGCGCGCAGCTCCTGAGCGCCCACCGGGGCACCAACCGGCCTGCCCGGCCCGCCGTGTACTGA
- a CDS encoding nuclear transport factor 2 family protein: MPEYEKAMRPEDITRLFVERSNAGDAAGVAALYEEGAVVAYPPGNRTVGREAIRALWEKVLANRPRFEQEQPLPTLISDGIALTSTPPKDGAGARAQVVRRQPDGSWLRLLDQPEFVPPTH, from the coding sequence ATGCCGGAGTACGAGAAGGCCATGCGGCCCGAGGACATCACCCGCTTGTTCGTCGAACGATCCAACGCCGGTGACGCGGCCGGGGTCGCCGCACTTTACGAAGAGGGTGCGGTGGTCGCCTACCCGCCCGGCAACCGGACGGTGGGCCGGGAGGCGATTCGTGCGCTGTGGGAGAAGGTGCTGGCCAACCGTCCCCGTTTCGAGCAGGAACAACCGCTGCCGACACTGATCAGTGACGGCATCGCCCTCACCTCGACTCCCCCCAAGGACGGGGCCGGTGCCCGGGCGCAGGTCGTCCGCCGCCAGCCCGACGGAAGCTGGTTGCGCCTGCTCGACCAGCCCGAGTTCGTCCCACCCACCCACTGA
- a CDS encoding LysR substrate-binding domain-containing protein encodes MELRQLEYFVAVAEEQNFTRAAERVHISQSGVSAQIRQLERELGAELFDRSARTVTLTVAGKAALEHARAALAAAGAVGQVVGEVTDLLRGHLTVGMVIGCTITPLFDALAAFHQAHPGVEISLLEDNSDRLIEGVRTGTVDLALIGAAAATPEGLGALTIISERLVAAVPAGHPLAKQRRVTLRELIAHPIVCMPPGTGLRAVFDQACAAQNLHPVISLQASAADAIAELAARGLAVAVLSDSMIASYRGRLTARTIDDVDTPALLALIWKNTYNPGMRELLVHSRKAFTKSSSHEQPER; translated from the coding sequence ATGGAACTGAGACAGCTGGAGTACTTCGTCGCGGTGGCCGAGGAGCAGAACTTCACCCGGGCCGCCGAGCGGGTGCACATCAGCCAGTCCGGCGTCAGCGCCCAGATCCGCCAGCTGGAACGGGAACTCGGAGCCGAGCTGTTCGACCGGTCGGCCCGCACCGTCACCCTCACCGTCGCGGGCAAGGCCGCACTCGAACACGCCCGCGCCGCACTCGCCGCCGCCGGGGCAGTCGGCCAGGTGGTGGGCGAGGTGACCGACCTGCTCCGGGGGCACCTCACCGTCGGAATGGTCATCGGCTGCACCATCACCCCGCTGTTCGACGCCCTCGCCGCGTTCCACCAGGCACACCCCGGTGTGGAGATCTCACTGCTGGAGGACAACTCCGACCGGCTCATCGAGGGGGTGCGCACCGGCACCGTCGACCTGGCACTCATCGGGGCAGCAGCCGCCACACCCGAAGGACTGGGCGCTCTGACCATCATCAGCGAGCGGCTCGTCGCGGCAGTCCCCGCCGGGCACCCCTTGGCGAAACAGCGGCGGGTCACCCTGCGCGAGCTGATCGCCCACCCGATCGTGTGCATGCCGCCCGGCACCGGCCTGCGCGCGGTATTCGACCAGGCCTGCGCCGCGCAGAACCTCCACCCCGTGATCAGTCTGCAGGCCAGCGCCGCGGATGCCATTGCCGAGCTCGCCGCCCGCGGGCTCGCCGTCGCCGTCCTCAGCGACTCCATGATCGCGAGCTACCGAGGCCGGCTCACCGCCCGCACCATCGATGATGTCGATACACCCGCATTGCTCGCCCTGATCTGGAAGAACACCTACAACCCGGGGATGCGTGAGTTGCTCGTGCACAGCCGGAAAGCATTCACCAAATCCTCTTCTCACGAACAGCCGGAGAGGTAG
- a CDS encoding IS3 family transposase (programmed frameshift) yields the protein MARPSRYPLELRRRAVRMVAEVRDDHPNETAALQAVVEKLDIGSRETLRNWVKQHEIDAGTRPGTTTEEAAQVKALKKEVAELKRANGILKAAAFFLRGRARPATHTLVAFIDEHRDRFGGVEPICRVLSAHDCKIAPSTYYAHHKRRTVPSARTVRDGELKELIQHVHDSNYRVYGARKIWRELNRQGHRVARCTVERLMRELGIAGAVRGRRVITTLPGGQSERAPDLLDRDFVAAAPNRCWVADFTHVKTWSGVVHVAFVVDTFSRRIVGWSAATAKETVFVLDALEMAVWQRDRDQHPVRPGELIHHSDAGSQYTSFRLAEHLDTAGIAASIGSVGDAYDNALMESTIGLFKTELIKPRRPWKSLAQVELATAEWTDWYNHRRLHGEIGHVPPVEYEANYYMESTKPQVTTTI from the exons ATGGCACGACCTTCCCGTTACCCGCTTGAGCTCCGCCGACGTGCGGTGCGCATGGTCGCCGAGGTGCGCGACGACCACCCGAACGAGACCGCCGCCTTGCAGGCGGTGGTCGAGAAGCTGGACATCGGCTCCCGCGAGACGCTGCGGAACTGGGTGAAGCAGCACGAGATCGACGCGGGGACCCGTCCGGGGACCACGACGGAGGAGGCCGCCCAGGTCAAGGCTCTGAAGAAGGAAGTCGCCGAGCTGAAGCGGGCCAACGGGATCCTGAAGGCCGCGGCGT TCTTTCTTCGCGGCCGAGCTCGACCGGCCACACACACGCTCGTAGCGTTCATCGACGAGCACCGGGACCGCTTCGGCGGCGTCGAGCCGATCTGCCGTGTGCTGAGCGCACACGACTGCAAGATCGCCCCCTCCACCTACTACGCCCACCACAAGCGCCGGACCGTGCCGTCCGCCAGGACCGTGCGGGACGGCGAGCTGAAGGAACTGATCCAGCACGTCCACGACTCCAACTACCGTGTCTACGGGGCGAGGAAGATCTGGCGTGAGCTGAACCGGCAGGGCCACCGCGTGGCCCGCTGCACCGTCGAGCGCCTGATGCGCGAGCTCGGCATCGCCGGAGCGGTCCGCGGCAGACGTGTGATCACCACGCTGCCCGGCGGCCAGTCCGAACGGGCGCCGGATCTGCTGGACCGCGACTTCGTCGCCGCTGCCCCGAACCGCTGCTGGGTCGCGGACTTCACCCACGTCAAGACCTGGTCCGGTGTCGTCCACGTCGCCTTCGTCGTGGACACCTTCTCCCGCCGGATCGTGGGCTGGTCCGCAGCCACCGCGAAGGAGACGGTCTTCGTCCTGGACGCCCTGGAGATGGCCGTGTGGCAACGTGACCGAGACCAACATCCGGTGCGGCCAGGCGAGTTGATCCACCACTCGGATGCCGGATCGCAGTACACGAGTTTCCGGCTCGCCGAGCATCTGGACACCGCCGGCATCGCCGCCTCGATCGGATCGGTCGGTGACGCCTACGACAATGCCCTGATGGAGAGCACGATCGGCCTGTTCAAGACCGAGCTGATCAAGCCCCGGCGGCCCTGGAAATCGCTCGCCCAGGTCGAGTTGGCCACCGCAGAGTGGACCGACTGGTACAACCACCGCAGACTCCACGGTGAGATAGGCCACGTCCCGCCCGTCGAGTACGAAGCCAACTACTACATGGAATCCACGAAACCCCAGGTCACAACCACAATCTGA
- a CDS encoding Rieske 2Fe-2S domain-containing protein, producing MDPVEYEMLRHMWFLVARVPDLKNGVASGSILGEELVVYGNEGSVTVAQGFCPHRDVALRLGQLRDGALECPYHGWLFETGSGRCTCIPSLPPGRGRVHTALRTYPAEVAYGLVRSCLGDPFLPLPRLPEYVDDSWRLGACEPYTPNCGMRLLTESFRDKARFPFVHADSMGHVDKVVKPYRITRDGRRLGWSSSPGSEGVPEDLAGEFSHRLDYHITMPVFALICVSSPSGGRRLVAQVATPVSADGKTVRQFWLAGTDAESAAQESRPGRRTRLERQVFEEDHPHRGEPVVRRAHRSTFTFCFR from the coding sequence ATGGATCCGGTCGAATACGAGATGCTGCGGCACATGTGGTTCCTGGTCGCCCGGGTCCCCGACCTGAAGAACGGCGTCGCGAGTGGCAGCATCCTCGGCGAGGAACTCGTGGTCTACGGGAACGAGGGCTCCGTCACCGTCGCGCAGGGCTTCTGCCCGCACCGAGACGTGGCGCTGCGACTCGGGCAGCTACGCGACGGAGCACTGGAATGCCCATACCACGGTTGGCTGTTCGAAACGGGCAGCGGGCGGTGCACGTGCATTCCCTCGCTCCCGCCAGGCCGGGGCAGGGTGCACACGGCACTGCGCACCTATCCCGCCGAGGTCGCCTACGGTCTGGTGCGGAGCTGTCTGGGCGATCCGTTCCTGCCTCTGCCACGGCTGCCCGAGTACGTCGATGACAGCTGGCGGCTCGGCGCATGCGAGCCGTACACACCGAACTGCGGTATGCGGCTGCTGACCGAGAGCTTCCGGGACAAGGCCCGCTTCCCCTTCGTTCACGCGGACTCGATGGGCCACGTGGACAAGGTGGTGAAGCCCTATCGCATCACCCGGGACGGCCGGCGGCTCGGCTGGTCTTCTTCGCCGGGCTCCGAAGGGGTGCCTGAGGATCTGGCCGGGGAGTTCAGCCATCGGCTGGATTACCACATCACCATGCCGGTGTTCGCCTTGATCTGCGTCTCCTCGCCGTCCGGCGGGCGCCGGCTGGTCGCACAGGTGGCCACTCCCGTCTCGGCGGACGGCAAGACGGTACGGCAGTTCTGGCTGGCGGGCACGGACGCCGAGTCGGCCGCGCAGGAAAGCCGCCCTGGCCGACGTACTCGGCTTGAACGGCAGGTCTTCGAGGAGGACCACCCCCATCGTGGAGAACCAGTGGTCCGTCGAGCGCACCGCTCGACGTTCACTTTCTGTTTTAGGTAG
- a CDS encoding MarR family transcriptional regulator — protein MLRVMSRSDPARDISPAALGLTMLWVADDVIAAVNRKLDRLGISENKLDVLMIFAAQSAEDEKSRAMRQTPSGISDYFGISKASATGVIDWLEKRGLIARTRQVQDRRSTPIEITPTGERFVADAVPVFEDACRDLVRTLSDRDRKDLQRILNKLWVHLKDPET, from the coding sequence GTGCTGCGCGTGATGTCGCGATCCGATCCGGCCCGCGACATCAGCCCGGCTGCACTCGGACTGACCATGCTCTGGGTGGCAGACGATGTGATTGCCGCCGTGAACCGCAAGCTGGACCGGCTCGGCATCTCGGAGAACAAGCTCGACGTCCTGATGATTTTCGCCGCACAGTCCGCCGAGGACGAGAAGTCGCGGGCCATGCGGCAGACACCCAGCGGGATCTCGGACTACTTCGGGATCTCCAAGGCCAGCGCCACCGGGGTGATCGACTGGCTCGAGAAGCGCGGGCTCATCGCCCGGACCCGGCAAGTCCAGGACCGCCGCAGCACGCCCATCGAGATCACGCCGACCGGTGAGCGGTTCGTCGCCGACGCGGTACCGGTTTTCGAGGATGCGTGCCGGGACCTGGTCCGTACGCTGAGCGACCGGGACCGCAAGGACCTGCAGCGAATCCTCAACAAGCTGTGGGTTCACCTCAAGGACCCCGAGACCTGA
- the hpaH gene encoding 2-oxo-hept-4-ene-1,7-dioate hydratase, with translation MLTAAEIQSVAEQLETAQSTRQQIRQVSLSYPQMTIDDAYAVQQAWMAVKTGSGQRIRGHKIGLTSRAMQMSSNITEPDYGVLLDEMFFADDANLPIESFIVPRVEVELAFVLDVELSGPGCSIMDVLDATRYVVPALEIIDARIEQRDRDTGRTRTVLDTISDNAANAGVVLGGRPVRPADLDLRWLSAVCYRNAVIEETGVAAGVLNHPAAGVAWLANRLAARGVVLEPGHVVLSGSFTRPVLAHPGDTFHVDYGPLGAIACRFSTPTGESGT, from the coding sequence GTGCTGACCGCCGCCGAAATCCAGAGCGTCGCCGAGCAACTCGAAACCGCGCAGAGCACGCGTCAGCAGATCCGGCAGGTGTCGCTGTCGTATCCGCAGATGACGATCGACGACGCCTACGCCGTCCAGCAGGCATGGATGGCCGTCAAGACCGGGTCCGGACAACGCATTCGAGGCCACAAGATCGGGCTGACGTCCCGTGCCATGCAGATGTCGTCGAACATCACCGAACCCGACTACGGGGTTCTGCTCGACGAGATGTTCTTCGCCGACGACGCGAACCTGCCCATCGAGTCCTTCATCGTCCCCCGCGTCGAAGTGGAGCTCGCGTTCGTCCTCGACGTCGAGCTGTCGGGCCCGGGGTGCAGCATCATGGACGTCCTCGACGCCACCCGCTACGTCGTGCCCGCACTCGAAATCATCGACGCGCGCATAGAACAGCGGGACCGGGACACCGGACGGACCCGGACGGTGCTCGACACCATCTCCGACAACGCCGCGAACGCCGGAGTTGTCCTGGGCGGACGGCCGGTGCGCCCGGCCGACCTCGACCTGCGGTGGCTCAGCGCCGTCTGTTACCGCAATGCGGTGATTGAGGAGACCGGTGTCGCCGCAGGGGTCCTCAACCATCCGGCAGCTGGTGTCGCCTGGCTGGCAAACCGGCTGGCTGCTCGAGGCGTGGTGCTCGAACCCGGCCACGTGGTGCTGTCGGGATCGTTCACCCGGCCGGTGCTCGCCCATCCCGGAGACACCTTTCACGTCGACTACGGACCGTTGGGTGCCATCGCGTGCCGGTTCAGCACACCCACCGGGGAGTCGGGCACATGA
- a CDS encoding glycoside hydrolase family 3 C-terminal domain-containing protein — protein sequence MRHFKCFGELVGTFVPRTGGQHTFGTRGLGAFRLTVGGATLFDGVHRPADADPLAALTGPPVERGVVDLPAGVPVGVGLLASTPKMSYGSLRGVTFGLAHHEPVGEDEQLIEEAVAAATAADTAIVVVATTETVESEGFDRSSLRLPGRQDELVARVAAANPRTVVVVNAGAPVEMPWRNDVAAVLVTWFPGEQGGAALADVLLGRAEPAGRLPTTWPARLEEAPVREVTPRAGVLRYDEDVFIGYRAWQRHDSEPAYPFGFGLGCTSWEYEHIEPVGPRTVRVRTRNTGSRQGRAVVQIYVSPPDATPAEGPQRPERWLAGFASFTASPGRAAEVDITLPERAFQIWDTTSGSWATLPGRSTVHAAHAAATPTLSTELHITG from the coding sequence ATGCGGCATTTCAAGTGCTTTGGCGAGCTCGTCGGCACGTTCGTCCCCCGGACCGGCGGGCAGCACACGTTCGGCACCCGCGGTCTCGGCGCCTTCCGCCTCACCGTCGGCGGCGCGACACTCTTCGACGGCGTGCACCGCCCTGCCGACGCCGACCCTCTCGCCGCCCTCACCGGGCCCCCGGTCGAGCGCGGTGTCGTGGACCTCCCTGCCGGTGTGCCGGTCGGGGTCGGACTCCTGGCCTCGACGCCGAAGATGAGTTACGGATCCCTGCGAGGGGTGACCTTCGGACTCGCCCACCATGAACCCGTCGGCGAGGACGAGCAGTTGATCGAGGAGGCGGTCGCCGCAGCGACGGCCGCCGACACCGCGATCGTCGTCGTGGCCACCACCGAGACCGTGGAGAGCGAGGGCTTCGACCGCAGCAGTCTGCGCCTTCCGGGACGACAGGACGAACTCGTCGCCCGCGTCGCCGCCGCCAACCCCCGCACCGTCGTCGTGGTCAACGCGGGCGCCCCCGTCGAGATGCCCTGGCGGAACGACGTCGCCGCCGTCCTCGTGACCTGGTTCCCCGGGGAGCAGGGCGGCGCCGCCCTCGCCGATGTCCTCCTCGGCCGCGCCGAACCCGCCGGCCGGCTCCCCACCACCTGGCCCGCCCGCCTGGAAGAGGCGCCTGTCCGAGAGGTCACCCCGCGAGCCGGTGTCCTGCGCTACGACGAGGACGTGTTCATCGGCTACCGGGCCTGGCAGCGGCACGACAGCGAGCCCGCGTACCCCTTCGGTTTCGGACTCGGCTGCACCAGCTGGGAGTACGAGCACATCGAGCCCGTCGGTCCCCGCACCGTACGCGTCCGGACCCGCAACACCGGCAGTCGGCAGGGCCGCGCCGTCGTCCAGATCTATGTGAGCCCCCCGGACGCCACCCCGGCCGAGGGACCTCAACGCCCCGAACGGTGGCTGGCCGGCTTCGCTTCCTTCACCGCGAGCCCCGGCCGGGCGGCCGAGGTGGACATCACCCTGCCGGAGCGCGCGTTCCAGATCTGGGACACCACGTCCGGCTCCTGGGCCACGCTTCCCGGCCGCTCCACCGTCCACGCCGCCCACGCCGCGGCCACTCCCACCCTCTCCACCGAGCTGCACATCACCGGCTGA
- a CDS encoding DUF6221 family protein: MDELMQFLRDRLDEDESVARTAGGGSTDGLRWLDHGSGSGLVSDDAGMVVTHKPSTDDEHAAHIARHDPARVLREVEAKRSILAQYEEAVRGAASDDWLARDTWRPCLRILEPVVRLLVLPYADHPNYQDTWQS; this comes from the coding sequence ATGGACGAACTGATGCAGTTCCTTCGTGACCGCCTCGACGAAGACGAATCCGTGGCACGCACTGCCGGAGGCGGCAGCACTGACGGGCTCCGCTGGTTGGACCACGGCTCGGGAAGCGGACTGGTAAGTGATGACGCCGGAATGGTGGTCACCCACAAGCCCAGTACGGATGACGAGCATGCCGCCCATATCGCCCGCCACGACCCGGCCCGCGTCCTGCGCGAGGTCGAAGCCAAGCGGAGCATCCTTGCCCAGTACGAGGAGGCCGTCCGAGGCGCGGCGTCCGACGACTGGCTCGCCCGGGATACCTGGCGCCCCTGTCTCCGCATCCTCGAACCTGTGGTGCGCCTGCTCGTCCTGCCCTACGCCGACCACCCCAACTACCAGGACACCTGGCAATCGTAA
- the vph gene encoding viomycin phosphotransferase, which translates to MESSPTMGIIEMHRDLLSRLLPEDTVDQLTVHEGQFHHVVIGSDRVVCLARTQAAADRLAGRAAMLRALARIDLGFRTPQPLSEEGEQGTDESPYLVLSRIPGAPLEEDVLGSPEVAEAVARQYVTLLSGLAAAGNEEKMRAALPEAPAGEWQEFAMGVRAELFPLMSAGGRERAERELVALDALPHLTTAMVHGDLGGENVLWETVDSVPRLSGVVDWDEVGIGDPAEDLAAIGASYGEELLGRVLALGGWADNGTAERISAIRGTFALQQALYAQRDGDEEELADGLSDYR; encoded by the coding sequence GTGGAGAGTTCGCCCACCATGGGAATCATTGAGATGCACCGCGATCTGTTGAGCCGGCTGCTGCCTGAGGACACGGTGGACCAACTCACCGTCCATGAAGGTCAGTTTCACCATGTAGTGATCGGCTCGGACCGGGTGGTGTGCCTTGCCCGCACCCAGGCGGCTGCCGATCGGCTGGCCGGCAGGGCGGCCATGCTGCGCGCCCTGGCCAGGATCGACCTCGGATTCCGCACCCCCCAGCCGCTCTCCGAGGAGGGCGAGCAAGGCACGGACGAATCGCCGTACCTGGTGCTGAGCCGGATCCCTGGAGCGCCGTTGGAGGAGGATGTGCTCGGCAGCCCCGAGGTGGCGGAGGCGGTTGCCCGGCAGTACGTGACCTTGCTGTCCGGGCTCGCGGCGGCGGGTAACGAGGAGAAGATGCGCGCCGCGCTGCCGGAGGCGCCTGCGGGCGAGTGGCAGGAGTTCGCCATGGGGGTACGTGCCGAACTGTTTCCGCTGATGTCCGCCGGCGGCCGGGAGCGTGCCGAGCGCGAGCTCGTCGCGCTCGACGCCCTGCCTCATCTCACCACCGCCATGGTCCACGGTGACCTCGGTGGCGAGAACGTTCTGTGGGAGACAGTGGACAGCGTGCCGCGTTTGAGCGGCGTCGTCGACTGGGACGAGGTCGGCATCGGCGACCCAGCCGAGGACCTGGCCGCCATCGGGGCAAGCTACGGCGAGGAACTGCTGGGCCGGGTGCTCGCGCTCGGCGGCTGGGCCGACAACGGAACGGCCGAGCGAATCTCGGCGATCCGCGGCACCTTCGCCCTCCAGCAGGCTCTCTACGCGCAGCGCGACGGCGACGAGGAGGAGCTCGCCGACGGCCTCAGCGACTATCGGTAG